A stretch of Episyrphus balteatus chromosome 2, idEpiBalt1.1, whole genome shotgun sequence DNA encodes these proteins:
- the LOC129911284 gene encoding nuclear pore complex protein Nup93-1-like produces MDFSSLLQQAQRLTNETQNSEELPRVERTISQVLQATQELHSRVTQTGAQDIQAHILLGSKGIDLPKISQKLETLSTRKTFEPLDPIADTDIQSFLKNEKENAILSVIEEVHKNSYQSAQKQKWEHIKADWRQEKLKLLNALIGPSQNWIDIQKIPEQTILNETSGSRSCLNHIEMAYAREVCEYNALVNKGALRPNLVQKFAKVAENFEDQKISEIWEIMKYMVNVTPVSRSRDPIQSRCQVHQFIDQAKKYLENRYKLYMSTIISGNLREAQRGGVPSIFNLVSSFVGLTLNQGSCFGLQDVTIEGKPLWPMVYYCMRCGDLQSALRCMQMGGAGHEDFIQVLEDKINKPEQKINSKLEGQLKLHYCNKIKNSTDPFKKAVYCIIAGCDINEQHLEVAKTTDDFLWIQLSILRTDSPDNSEILTYSGLQTMILEKYGEKHFNAGEQRHLYFQVLALTGQFEAAIEFLSRTEKYRTHAVHIALALNELFLLGGTRNVQEPLLSVDIEDPVPMRRLNIARLVMLYVKKFEITDPAEALQYFFFLRNLKDPEGRNLFLVCVSDLAIECRNYDLIFGKMQPNGILVGGLFQQFDCVDFDTRTAAGMVAEDLVKKGMFEDAIKMFDIAGMQGQALRYISILLSQVVHQSSKKGSLRERLQVLASDFSDRLRGNKIECEAQIIATFHLLNELVQFFDFYHEKKYNLALEVLANTKLVPMSMNDLEDSINNFKRIGGEICKVYPDILLATMDILYSQYKSIRGKEGGGFIDSGRDRQLAHLREKAKALTNMAATVPYRMPGDTNNRLVQTEILMH; encoded by the exons atggattttagTTCGTTATTGCAACAAGCCCAAAGGCTTACAAATGAAACACAAAACTCTGAAGAACTTCCACGAGTTGAGCGAACAATATCACAAGTATTGCAAGCAACACAAGAATTGCACTCACGCGTTACCCAAACTGGCGCTCAAGATATTCAAgc TCACATCCTTCTTGGTTCGAAGGGAATCGATTTACCAAAAATCTCACAAAAACTTGAAACATTGAGCACCAGGAAGACATTCGAACCACTTGATCCAATTGCTGATACAGATATTCAGAGTTTTCTCaagaatgaaaaagaaaatgccATATTGTCGGTTATTGAGGAAGTTCATAAAAAT TCATACCAATCAGCACAGAAGCAAAAATGGGAGCACATCAAGGCTGACTGGCGACAGGAAAAACTCAAGCTACTCAACGCTCTTATAGGGCCATCCCAAAACTGGATAGATATTCAAAAGATTCCCGAACAAACAATTCTGAATGAAACTTCAGGAAGTCGTTCGTGTTTGAATCATATT GAAATGGCATATGCCCGTGAAGTTTGCGAATACAATGCCTTGGTTAACAAAGGTGCTCTACGTCCTAATCTTGTACAAAAATTCGCAAAAGTCGCCGAAAACTTTGAAGATCAGAAAATATCTGAAATCTGGGAAATTATGAAGTACATGGTAAATGTGACACCAGTTTCACGAAGTCGTGATCCCATCCAGAGTCGTTGTCAAGTTCATCAATTTATCGATCAGGCTAAAAAATATCTAGAGAATCGATATAAACTGTACATGTCCACAATTATTAGTGGAAATTTACGTGAAGCACAAAGAGGTGGTGTTCCGagtatttttaatttggtttCTTCATTTGTTGGGTTGACTCTGAATCAGGGATCTTGTTTTGGACTTCAAGATGTTACTATTGAAGGCAAACCACTTTGGCCAATGGTGTACTATTGCATGCGATGTGGAGATTTGCAATCTGCTTTGCGCTGTATGCAAATGGGAGG aGCTGGTCATGAAGATTTCATTCAAGTTCTAGAAGATAAAATTAACAAACCCGAACAGAAAATCAATTCAAAACTAGAAGGGCAACTGAAACTGCATTActgcaataaaattaaaaattccacAGATCCATTTAAAAAAGCG GTCTATTGCATAATTGCTGGTTGTGATATTAATGAACAACATTTAGAAGTCGCCAAAACAACTGACGATTTCTTATGGATTCAATTATCAATTTTACGAACTGATTCACCCGACAACTCAGAAATCCTAACATATTCCGGTTTGCAAACCATGATTTTGGAGAAATACGGAGAAAAACATTTCAATGCTGGCGAACAGCGTCATTTGTACTTCCAAGTTTTAGCTCTAACTGGACAATTTGAAGCTGCCATTGAATTTTTGTCGCGTACtgaaaaatatcgaacacaTGCTGTCCATATTGCTCTAGCCTTGAATGAGCTATTTTTACTTGGAGGGACGAGAAATGTTCAAGAACCATTAT TATCGGTTGACATTGAAGATCCAGTTCCAATGCGAAGATTAAATATCGCCCGATTGGTCATGTTATATGTCAAGAAGTTTGAAATAACTGATCCCGCAGAAGCCCTACAATACTTCTTCTTCCTACGAAATCTCAAGGATCCCGAGGGGCGTAATTTGTTCCTCGTTTGTGTCAGTGATTTGGCAATTGAATGCAGGAATTACGAtcttatttttggtaaaatgcaACCTAACGGTATTCTTGTAGG aggactttttcaacaatttgatTGTGTTGATTTTGATACACGAACAGCAGCTGGTATGGTTGCAGAAGACTTGGTCAAGAAAGGAATGTTTGAAGATGCCATTAAGATGTTTGATATAGCAGGC ATGCAAGGTCAAGCTCTGCGATATATTTCCATTCTTTTGTCGCAAGTGGTACATCAAAGCTCAAAGAAAGGATCACTCAGAGAAAGATTGCAGGTCTTGGCTAGTGATTTCAGTGACAGATTGAGAG GCAACAAAATTGAATGTGAAGCCCAAATCATTGCCACATTCCATCTACTCAACGAACTTGtacaattttttgatttctatcatgagaaaaaatataatttagctTTGGAAGTTTTAGCCAATACGAAACTTGTTCCAATGTCAATGAATGATCTTGAAGATTCAATCAATAATTTCAAGCGAATTGGTGGTgaaatttgtaaagtttatcCAGATATCCTTTTGGCTACAATGGACATTCTATATAGTCAGTATAAGAGTATTCGTGGCAAGGAAGGAGGTGGTTTTATTGATAGTGGAAGAGATAGG CAATTGGCACATTTGAGAGAAAAAGCAAAAGCACTTACAAATATGGCTGCAACAGTTCCATACAGAATGCCTGGCGATACAAATAACCGTCTGGTGCAGACTGAAATTTTAATGCATTAA
- the LOC129912051 gene encoding uncharacterized protein LOC129912051, with protein MSYLLTEIALDMLGYKFYDTNGTYHITDFQSTSSAIDPDEMSLEDIIYPKDVQSVDTNSDSDECVEVPNLPVPSISVNQDQLVLQNIRESIEKEVDSLREEIYRNKTKFIEDNIKIIRKRDKTSKTTPKEILDPYNQSENQNLRREAEMLGEFLKNVEEKLEEANPEQFKELKRYRMEEFL; from the coding sequence TCTCACTGAAATCGCCCTCGACATGTTGGGTTATAAATTTTACGACACAAACGGCACCTATCACATAACCGACTTTCAGTCCACCTCCTCAGCCATCGATCCCGATGAAATGTCCCTCGAAGACATCATCTATCCCAAAGATGTACAATCGGTCGACACAAATTCTGATTCCGATGAATGTGTAGAAGTTCCAAATTTACCTGTTCCCTCCATATCTGTCAATCAGGATCAACTAGTACTGCAAAATATAAGAGAGTCCATTGAAAAAGAGGTCGATAGTTTGCGGGAAGAGATTTAtcgcaataaaacaaaattcatagAAGACAACATTAAGATCATTCGCAAAAGAGATAAAACAAGTAAGACGACTCCGAAGGAGATTTTAGATCCGTACAATCAAAGTGAGAATCAGAATTTACGTCGAGAAGCTGAGATGTTGGGTGAATTTTTGAAGAACGTTGAAGAAAAGTTGGAGGAAGCAAATCCCGAACAATTTAAGGAGTTGAAGAGATATAGAATGGAAGAGTTTTTATAA